In Pyramidobacter piscolens W5455, a genomic segment contains:
- a CDS encoding YgeY family selenium metabolism-linked hydrolase, with protein MNDGSRIKKIVDEIARDIIDFAVKLVQTKSMTCSEESVAELVASKMHSLGYDKVNVDPYGNVIGQLGSGKNILFFDSHMDTVAVNDGPKWKYPPFGGEIHDGKIYGRGAVDMKCPLAASVYGGYIAKQIGIPDNVAVVVSASCMEEDYDGEAVREYFSWSSLKPNAVVICEPTDLKIATGHRGRALIEINMPGKGCHASAPRNGINPVYLLAPVIKRVEQLCTDLAAQKNASGECGSVAISNIYCNTASNNSVPMDATIILDRRLVTGEDKKFIEKEMDSLVAGTPAAWKYSDISGISWTGMNFMFHSFLPAWDIDENSSLVKSAAEAYKSIRKSEPVLFHMGACTNGVATAGMLGLPTIVFGPGDISMAHATDECCDIQSMLGACCMYAQMAVQGKF; from the coding sequence ATGAATGACGGGTCCCGGATAAAAAAGATCGTAGACGAGATAGCGCGGGACATTATTGATTTTGCCGTAAAGCTCGTACAAACAAAATCCATGACTTGTTCCGAGGAATCCGTCGCGGAGCTCGTTGCGAGCAAAATGCATAGTCTCGGCTACGATAAAGTAAACGTAGATCCCTATGGCAACGTGATCGGACAGTTAGGAAGTGGGAAGAACATATTATTTTTTGATTCCCACATGGACACCGTCGCGGTAAACGACGGACCAAAATGGAAGTACCCTCCGTTTGGCGGCGAAATCCATGACGGCAAGATCTATGGGCGAGGAGCGGTGGACATGAAGTGTCCATTGGCAGCGTCTGTGTACGGCGGATATATAGCCAAGCAAATAGGAATTCCTGATAACGTCGCCGTCGTGGTATCCGCCTCCTGTATGGAGGAAGACTACGACGGAGAGGCCGTGAGAGAGTATTTTAGTTGGTCGTCTCTCAAACCCAATGCCGTGGTCATTTGTGAACCGACTGACCTAAAGATAGCTACAGGCCATCGGGGAAGAGCTCTTATAGAGATCAACATGCCCGGAAAGGGGTGTCACGCCAGCGCTCCGAGAAACGGCATCAATCCTGTGTACTTGCTGGCTCCCGTAATAAAAAGAGTCGAGCAGCTTTGCACTGATTTGGCGGCACAGAAAAATGCAAGCGGCGAGTGCGGCTCGGTCGCGATATCAAACATATACTGCAATACAGCCTCCAATAATTCCGTTCCCATGGACGCGACAATAATACTTGACCGCAGACTTGTCACAGGCGAAGACAAAAAGTTTATAGAAAAGGAAATGGACAGCCTTGTAGCGGGAACGCCGGCTGCATGGAAGTACAGTGATATTTCAGGCATCAGCTGGACAGGCATGAATTTCATGTTCCACTCGTTTCTTCCGGCATGGGATATAGACGAGAACAGCAGCCTCGTCAAATCCGCCGCGGAAGCGTACAAGTCGATCCGGAAATCAGAACCGGTCCTTTTCCACATGGGCGCCTGTACAAACGGAGTTGCTACGGCCGGTATGCTCGGACTTCCCACAATCGTATTCGGTCCCGGAGACATAAGCATGGCTCACGCGACAGACGAATGCTGCGATATACAGAGCATGCTCGGCGCATGCTGCATGTACGCTCAAATGGCTGTGCAAGGCAAATTCTAG
- a CDS encoding TRAP transporter substrate-binding protein, translating into MVKTCFVRKALAAAAVVMILGAGTASAAPEYKWRFGQTSVRASQGKSYKLFCELIKKYSNGRIEVEFFPDNQLGTLNEIFHAVQDGEIEMCGFAPYVNLVPGGMFNWMPWTVESWEECKMAFSRPDGCLYVPLEEAMKEVGVHILFTVSQGSYGIGNSVRPIKTPADFKNLKMRVSSSLGCVRGLQNMAEGTGMTVETVPWGDLYNALAKGVVDGCWDMWPSLVEERHCEVMKYYTSLDWMWDANQVVINAELWAKLPDDLKAAIRKAADEAEADQYAIQIAEEGNFKEFLKKQPNFEIYYPTEAERAEFRNRARNLDNWNDLCKPWLDKHFPGQDMTVKILDQLRINREKVLADKAAAAK; encoded by the coding sequence ATGGTCAAAACGTGTTTTGTGAGAAAGGCACTCGCCGCAGCAGCTGTCGTTATGATTTTGGGCGCCGGCACGGCTTCCGCCGCTCCGGAGTATAAGTGGCGTTTCGGGCAGACCTCGGTCCGTGCCTCGCAGGGCAAGTCCTACAAACTTTTCTGTGAGTTAATCAAGAAATACAGCAACGGCCGTATCGAAGTCGAGTTTTTCCCCGACAATCAGCTCGGGACTCTCAATGAGATCTTCCACGCCGTGCAGGACGGCGAAATCGAGATGTGCGGTTTCGCTCCTTACGTCAATCTCGTTCCCGGCGGCATGTTCAACTGGATGCCGTGGACCGTCGAATCGTGGGAAGAGTGCAAGATGGCTTTCTCGCGCCCCGACGGATGTCTCTACGTGCCTCTCGAGGAGGCCATGAAGGAAGTCGGCGTTCACATTCTGTTCACCGTTTCGCAGGGCTCCTACGGCATCGGCAACAGCGTGCGCCCGATCAAAACGCCGGCTGATTTCAAGAATCTGAAAATGCGCGTTTCTTCGTCGCTCGGCTGCGTCCGCGGCCTGCAGAACATGGCCGAGGGAACGGGTATGACCGTCGAAACCGTGCCGTGGGGCGATCTTTACAACGCCCTGGCGAAGGGCGTGGTCGACGGCTGCTGGGATATGTGGCCTTCGCTCGTGGAGGAGCGTCACTGCGAGGTCATGAAGTATTACACGTCTCTGGATTGGATGTGGGACGCCAATCAAGTCGTCATCAACGCCGAACTTTGGGCGAAGCTGCCCGACGATCTCAAAGCCGCGATCCGGAAGGCGGCCGACGAAGCCGAAGCCGATCAGTACGCCATCCAAATCGCCGAAGAGGGCAATTTCAAAGAGTTCCTCAAGAAGCAGCCGAACTTCGAAATTTACTATCCGACCGAGGCGGAGCGCGCCGAGTTCCGCAACCGCGCCCGCAATCTCGACAACTGGAACGATCTTTGCAAGCCGTGGCTCGACAAGCACTTCCCCGGTCAGGATATGACCGTGAAGATTCTCGACCAGCTCCGAATCAACCGCGAAAAAGTATTAGCCGACAAGGCCGCAGCTGCAAAGTAA
- a CDS encoding YfcC family protein, with protein sequence MYKENIGGKKKFTMPHIFIILYAIILLVGLLSYVLPAGVYDRVADATTGRMIINPTSYHVVKSNPTGVMDLLEAFPNGFVDAGYVVVLTFCVCGGFYVVNQSGAIGGAISWLTKKMKNRGIWIIPILMITFAAIDCFIGMCELCMVYVPIILPLMLALGFDSMTACATALCGSAIGFTSAIANPFTTIIGQKIAGLPLLSGWQLRLISLIVVGLAGIVYVMSYAAKVKKDPTSSIMYEEDLVLRKELETASNQEKKMTGRQKLAGIAALVMFVIMVYGVFQWGWDTPEIGGIFMGMAMVSGLISGMNPNEICSTFLNGCQQVLLGALIVGLSRGVSVVMSSAQITDTIIHNLATVLQNLPASVTSVGMLIVQTIMNFLIPSGSGQTVVTMPIMAPLSDLVGVTRQTAVLALQYGDGFSNIFYPVSGYFMATLALGHVPYGKWMKKMAPLFIIWTVLAAAFMVIAQLIKWGPF encoded by the coding sequence TGCCTGCGGGGGTATATGACAGAGTCGCAGACGCGACCACGGGAAGAATGATTATTAACCCCACATCCTATCATGTGGTCAAATCGAACCCTACGGGCGTTATGGATCTGCTTGAAGCGTTTCCTAACGGTTTCGTTGACGCGGGATATGTGGTTGTTCTTACATTCTGCGTATGCGGCGGATTCTACGTTGTCAACCAGAGCGGAGCCATAGGAGGCGCCATATCATGGTTGACCAAAAAGATGAAAAATCGCGGCATATGGATAATTCCAATACTCATGATCACTTTCGCTGCCATAGACTGTTTTATTGGTATGTGCGAGTTATGCATGGTCTATGTGCCGATCATACTTCCGCTCATGCTGGCGCTGGGATTTGACTCCATGACGGCGTGCGCTACCGCGCTTTGCGGTTCCGCTATCGGATTCACGTCAGCTATAGCAAATCCGTTCACAACCATCATCGGTCAAAAAATCGCAGGTCTCCCGTTGCTGTCGGGTTGGCAACTCAGACTTATCTCTCTTATAGTCGTCGGGCTTGCGGGCATAGTTTACGTAATGTCATACGCAGCCAAGGTAAAAAAAGATCCCACGTCTTCCATCATGTATGAAGAAGACCTCGTTCTCAGAAAAGAACTTGAAACGGCATCAAATCAGGAAAAAAAGATGACAGGCAGGCAAAAACTCGCCGGTATCGCCGCTCTTGTCATGTTCGTCATCATGGTATACGGAGTGTTTCAATGGGGCTGGGATACGCCTGAAATCGGCGGCATATTCATGGGAATGGCCATGGTATCGGGCCTTATTTCAGGCATGAACCCCAACGAGATCTGCTCTACGTTCCTGAACGGATGTCAGCAGGTCCTTTTGGGAGCCTTGATCGTCGGACTTTCCAGAGGCGTATCTGTGGTTATGAGCAGCGCTCAGATTACAGATACCATCATACACAATCTGGCGACTGTGCTTCAAAATCTGCCGGCAAGCGTTACATCCGTGGGTATGCTCATCGTGCAGACCATCATGAACTTCCTTATCCCCTCAGGTTCGGGGCAGACCGTCGTCACCATGCCCATCATGGCCCCTCTTTCGGATCTGGTCGGAGTTACAAGGCAAACGGCTGTTCTCGCTCTTCAGTATGGCGACGGTTTCTCGAACATTTTTTACCCCGTGTCAGGATATTTTATGGCGACTCTGGCTCTCGGGCACGTTCCTTATGGAAAATGGATGAAGAAGATGGCTCCTCTGTTTATCATATGGACGGTGTTAGCCGCCGCATTCATGGTTATCGCTCAGCTTATTAAGTGGGGACCATTCTAA
- a CDS encoding TRAP transporter small permease, which produces MKKLFSFLQKTEFFLGSLGLLLAIILTFCQVVNRYWLHFEIMWISDAALYIFIFTIYVAISYGAAVKTHIAVDILPDVLCKDSRAKRALFDMAKSAVTVAMILAMWSPTLRVVKRAWKHPEFATLVRWFNTSWLVYAMGVMIVLSVLHYGWHVCEDIFELQKLRWEKEVKE; this is translated from the coding sequence ATGAAAAAACTCTTTTCTTTCCTGCAGAAAACCGAATTCTTTCTCGGCTCTCTCGGGCTCCTGCTGGCCATAATCCTCACGTTCTGTCAGGTGGTAAACCGCTACTGGCTCCATTTCGAAATCATGTGGATCAGCGACGCGGCGCTGTACATCTTTATTTTCACTATTTATGTGGCGATTTCCTACGGAGCCGCCGTGAAGACGCACATCGCCGTCGACATCCTTCCCGACGTCTTGTGCAAGGACAGCCGGGCGAAACGCGCTCTGTTCGACATGGCGAAGAGCGCCGTCACCGTCGCGATGATCCTGGCCATGTGGAGCCCCACGCTGCGCGTCGTCAAACGCGCCTGGAAGCATCCCGAGTTCGCTACGCTGGTGCGCTGGTTCAACACGAGCTGGCTCGTGTACGCCATGGGCGTCATGATCGTGTTGAGCGTTCTTCATTACGGCTGGCATGTCTGCGAGGATATTTTCGAGTTGCAAAAACTCCGTTGGGAAAAAGAGGTGAAGGAGTAA